ACGTCGGCGAGACCAATAATATCGTGAGCAGTCTAATGAATGCGAATAGTCTGCCGTTGATACCGAGGCGAGTTGTTGGTATAATCGACATTGTTAACAACGGAGAAGTGCTACGACGTAGCAACGATTGCATGTCACCtccaccaaaaaaaaaatggatacgGCATTATTTGCTTGGTAAGAGTTTCTTTTCGTGTGTGTCCAAAAATGCGCGTTAtccatattacataatatcaataacttgtttaaaaattaaagataatattaccaaaataattataacataggAATATAAGTATGTTTGGATTATACGATGGATAGTTAaacctttttataaaataaatttttttgatgaaatcaaattatttattttctgttgaGTCTCAATGTTAACTCATtttataagcaaaataaatgcCGCTGtactacaattttttcttccaaCGAATGATATATTCTAGCATAAATCCCATTATTTGAGGTTTTTCTCTTCATGCtcttcatgttttttttctaattatatttcataactcCATTGTTTGCTTAGAAGATTTACATACGTGACTTGAGTAAATTTTAATCGCTATACATTTCAATACAAtcgttatacatttttataacattattttgtaaacatttcactttgattttggaaaaaaaagaaaaatcaattgtgatatcaatttacatactttaatatttctaaaatatactttatttatgatgATAAAACTGATGAAGAAAATCTTTGCGAATCGTACATTGGTTGATTATCTTTGTCATAATTTATGTCTTCAGCTTTCTctgatttataacaaataattctgGAATTCTGTTTGGAAACTATTCGCATCCTGCTCCCATCATGATTCATCCGGCTCTATCCTCAGGGTAACGTTTCCAAACGCaatctttttaatgataaataattttgatgaatgaTTTGTGTATGCGCAGAGTGTTCCACTGTGATGTGTCATGATTTTTAAGCAtacttaataacaaaaaaaaatttttttaatttattctaaaatgtgaatttttaagataagatttaaaaataaatttctaacttataatttttaatgatttatgtatctaaatcaaataattttgacgaTGTTACAGAGGAGGAACCTTTAGAAAACAACAGGACGAATCAATCGATTACATCACGAGAGAATTCTGCAGTCTCTAATACGCGAGCCACCGTGCCGTTATCAACTGGATCGAATTCTGTTCAGCTAACTGCACTTCACTCCACctctcatcatcatcatcatcaccatcaccatcatcatcatcatcactcGCAACAGttacaacaacaacaacaacatcaACATCACAATCATAGTGAACATCATAATACATCTAACCATTATGTGGAGAATCATAATCCGAATCAATCTCAACAAAGTGTGGGCAACCTCGTTGTCGATGTTGAAACGAACCACGATAATAAGAAACATCGGAGTGGGTaagattgtatttaatttttcaataatatttttttatttctctttatttttatttttttcttgcattcttcatatttttttagatacgaTTCTTTGAAACTTTGAGATCACAGAGTGATTCTGTGACatagcaattttcttttaacaataaaagtaattttgattttatgatagTCGAGAGAATAATgtcttatttattgtttacttgttacattatatctttatctcatatttacctctatcttctctttttgtttaaatttatttaagatatgataatatgtttttatgacGGATACATACTTATATGCATACTAACACACATTCCATTGTAAATCGATGTTAGCCTGTTGCTTCACATTCTCGCTTCATCTCCCTGCACGAGCACTGCCATCGCCAATGCTACACAGACCAGTATACCTATTTACGCTGTGCACGTGTGCAAGGTGAATGGCACGTGTACTATGTCACTTGTCGCGCAGCGATAACGTGTGACGTTACTTAGGTTGCTCCATAATTGCATCAGAGAGCGAGAAGTTATAGTATTGTTATCACAATATctacaattataattgcagATATTGTGATAACAATACTATAACTTTTTAGAagatttacttatataatgatttccttttttaaggaattagaataaaagaattcgcggaattatatttactttaatcaaaatgagcatgataaattttttctttccaaaatGCAATTACAATGTACATTATCTGCAGCCAATTTTtggcgtaaaatatttaatatctcgtaACAAAAATTCCAAAGTTagtgaattatatttctcttatattcatttacattttattgtgTTCTTACTTTCAAGattaatgcatattaattaaaatgttgctAAATGTACAAATGTTATTGCGcgttattgtattaattatgtattttctaaataCTTAGTGTTATTACATaacaacattttatattatatgtgaaaaaggtcgagaaatatttatcaatttaatattaacaaattaaattataagcaaaagaatatatatgtgtgtgtatatatatatgttacatttctaattagaattatttaaaaaattcagattgtATCAAAGattaaggaaataattttttaatttttatttctatataatcatatattcttATGATTTATATCTTCTTGGTAGACCATGCGTAATTCGATCTGGTACGAGGGAAGTACACAATAAGTTGGAGAAGAATCGTAGGGCGCATCTCAAAGAATGTTTTGAGATTTTGAAGAAGCAGCTACCATCGCAAGATGAGAAGAAATCTTCGAATCTTTCTATTCTTCATGCGGCGAACAAATATATACGGGTATATTAAACATACTTAAAAACgaacaatttataaacatattttcaagaaagaaagattatttgtTCTTTCATCTCGCAGGCATTGACAAAGAAAGACCAAGATTATGAGCACGAGATGGAAAGActtgcgagagagaaaatcgcgGCTCAACAAAAATTGATGGCACTGAAGAAGGAACTGAACGCGACTTGGGATCATATCGACATCAACTCTCTTCTGCTGGAACAAAATTCAGGGACGGATATGACAATTGCCAAAAATGGTAAATACATTTGTGATATTAAACAATGAGAAACATGCAGaaatttgacagttttttgaggaatatatatattattaattttatctttcattaaattaattttttttattttgtttaagaaaaaaaaatatatatatcacatatatgtatagcttTTTTTATCTCGTGAAAGCAAATGCttttattgtcaaaaaaaatttgtttcataaaaTGCTTCCCTTACAAATTTCAGAAAGTGTAGAAGTTGATGTTACCGGACTCCCACGAGGTGGTACAAGATATAGTAGCACGAGTAGTCTGAACAGCGTGACGACAGTTAGCCCACCGCAAACATTGCAATCCACTAATACGACTTCCAATATCCATAATCAAGCCGCAAGTTCTGGTGCTGTTTGTCAAGATGTAAATCTCACACGAGGTTCCAGAGAAAGTCCGCCCGCGAATTCAATGTCTGGAGCAGCACCTACATCTAGCATTCCTACTCCGCAGGTATTCAGCtttcttaatttaacaatGATAAAGTTATTTCGGCATCATATCCAAGGTCAAATCGTAGATATTgcgatttgaaaattatttgatgctAAAGTAAACTACCACGCATTTGCAGAGCCGCTTAATAGACTAAACTAAAAGCGGCTTTGAAAATTCGtgacatgattttttttaataatactgttTCTTTTTCTGGAAACTCTTTCATTAAACTGGAGCTTATAAAACTTGCCGAATAACGTTTGCCATCTATAAACATCATCAATCATtgcatgtttttaatttttatgtaaaacaatataatttatttactaatttcTTTATCTCATGTCGCAttgtaatagatatatatatacccagATAGTCAAGTTTATCAAGATCAAATCTTGCCAAATGCCTGCTGCAAATTGTTGTCAATCAAAAGGTTTCGATAAATTACAAAAGCTAAGATagataagaaaagatatttttgtttcaggaAAAAATCGCTACATCATCCACGGCTAATATAGTGCAGCAATCGCATCAGCTACACCTACCTATTAGCGCTCAAATGTTGAACACGAGTCAGGGTCTTGCAACTATTGTGCCGACTTTGCAGCACATCGGACCGGGGCTTAGGGTGGTACCGAGTGATACACGGCAGCTCTTGGTCACCCATACCGCTGGCAATAATGAACCTCGATCGCTGACATTGGCAGTTCAAAACTCCTCAGATCAATCTAGGCCGCCGTTAATCGCTGTGCAATCAAACACTGGAAATGAGCCAAGGCCCGTGGCACTAGTCGTTCATTCGTCTACCGCCAATGATAGCAGAGTAACATTTGTACACTCTAATCTGTCCAATAATGACAGGCCACTGGCTTTGGCCATGCAATCGACCGCGAGTGATGTTAGACCTGTCACATTTGTGCACTCGGGGAACGAAGGCCGGCCATTGGTTCTCGCCACACATTCACCTGCGCTGAATGTGTCAAGTAAGTTTTTATAGAAATCTAATCTAAATAAAaccaaatttcataaaaatctacacacgatatttttttttaaacgtatggcttaaaaatctttctcacGTTTATTTAGGATCTCTGTAACGCAGACGGAATAAACAAGCTCTCggatttctaaaataaaaatattttctcagatACTCAAACGAGAATAAGAACGGGTGACGCACAGACTACACATAAAATGGTTAGTGGCGTAACGCTGGTCGGAGGCAATGGCTCGGAATTAGCAAGACTTCCCGGTGGTGCGGAACTGAATATACTTCCAGCAAATGGTGTGTATCAATATGTGAACTAACTAGGCTCTATGTTAgctatacatttaaaatattaattctgttTTCGCAAACTACTGTCATAATTACagtagaaagaaaagaaagacaaaaattgatatgtttgttatattttttgattgcaGGATTAACTTTAAGCCATGCAGGAGTGTCGCTTCAAACTACTACGGGAAAATCAGGCTCGACAATGATGCAGAACGCTTCTACCACAGAAAGTATAGCCCATATCGTTGGTCAGCACACGCCTCTTTCCGGTTTGACTCCAATCGTCACACCGATGACAGTCGTCTCTCAGGGTAATCAGGTGACCGCTCACATCCTAGCACCGTCTAGCCTAGCAGGGAAGATGATTACCACTCCGATTCTCAAGTCCGTAGGACAAATGCCGCTCGTGAATGCTCAGTACCTTAACACCACAACTTTAGTGAAACCTGTTGTCGTGGTGAGTTCGTCAACAACAACGCTACCGTCGACGACGGCTTCCAGTACACAACCTCC
The genomic region above belongs to Cataglyphis hispanica isolate Lineage 1 chromosome 7, ULB_Chis1_1.0, whole genome shotgun sequence and contains:
- the LOC126851202 gene encoding max-binding protein MNT-like isoform X3, whose product is MVLLVSEGIMSSTIQTHVSLNARNPIVDVGETNNIVSSLMNANSLPLIPRRVVGIIDIVNNGEVLRRSNDCMSPPPKKKWIRHYLLEEEPLENNRTNQSITSRENSAVSNTRATVPLSTGSNSVQLTALHSTSHHHHHHHHHHHHHHSQQLQQQQQHQHHNHSEHHNTSNHYVENHNPNQSQQSVGNLVVDVETNHDNKKHRSGPCVIRSGTREVHNKLEKNRRAHLKECFEILKKQLPSQDEKKSSNLSILHAANKYIRALTKKDQDYEHEMERLAREKIAAQQKLMALKKELNATWDHIDINSLLLEQNSGTDMTIAKNESVEVDVTGLPRGGTRYSSTSSLNSVTTVSPPQTLQSTNTTSNIHNQAASSGAVCQDVNLTRGSRESPPANSMSGAAPTSSIPTPQEKIATSSTANIVQQSHQLHLPISAQMLNTSQGLATIVPTLQHIGPGLRVVPSDTRQLLVTHTAGNNEPRSLTLAVQNSSDQSRPPLIAVQSNTGNEPRPVALVVHSSTANDSRVTFVHSNLSNNDRPLALAMQSTASDVRPVTFVHSGNEGRPLVLATHSPALNVSNTQTRIRTGDAQTTHKMVSGVTLVGGNGSELARLPGGAELNILPANGLTLSHAGVSLQTTTGKSGSTMMQNASTTESIAHIVGQHTPLSGLTPIVTPMTVVSQGNQVTAHILAPSSLAGKMITTPILKSVGQMPLVNAQYLNTTTLVKPVVVVSSSTTTLPSTTASSTQPPSTSNSTV
- the LOC126851202 gene encoding max-binding protein MNT-like isoform X4, coding for MLIIDEEEPLENNRTNQSITSRENSAVSNTRATVPLSTGSNSVQLTALHSTSHHHHHHHHHHHHHHSQQLQQQQQHQHHNHSEHHNTSNHYVENHNPNQSQQSVGNLVVDVETNHDNKKHRSGPCVIRSGTREVHNKLEKNRRAHLKECFEILKKQLPSQDEKKSSNLSILHAANKYIRALTKKDQDYEHEMERLAREKIAAQQKLMALKKELNATWDHIDINSLLLEQNSGTDMTIAKNESVEVDVTGLPRGGTRYSSTSSLNSVTTVSPPQTLQSTNTTSNIHNQAASSGAVCQDVNLTRGSRESPPANSMSGAAPTSSIPTPQEKIATSSTANIVQQSHQLHLPISAQMLNTSQGLATIVPTLQHIGPGLRVVPSDTRQLLVTHTAGNNEPRSLTLAVQNSSDQSRPPLIAVQSNTGNEPRPVALVVHSSTANDSRVTFVHSNLSNNDRPLALAMQSTASDVRPVTFVHSGNEGRPLVLATHSPALNVSNTQTRIRTGDAQTTHKMVSGVTLVGGNGSELARLPGGAELNILPANGLTLSHAGVSLQTTTGKSGSTMMQNASTTESIAHIVGQHTPLSGLTPIVTPMTVVSQGNQVTAHILAPSSLAGKMITTPILKSVGQMPLVNAQYLNTTTLVKPVVVVSSSTTTLPSTTASSTQPPSTSNSTV
- the LOC126851202 gene encoding mucin-5AC-like isoform X2 is translated as MSSKRRRSGSVLRALPPPPLLPTSTRLCPRRPTLTILTPLLSHVNELEGSKNTMLSIIMPTWIEKHWHVQSYAMINAFTASKLGAKFKKERTEPDDLFCEEKMLIIDEEEPLENNRTNQSITSRENSAVSNTRATVPLSTGSNSVQLTALHSTSHHHHHHHHHHHHHHSQQLQQQQQHQHHNHSEHHNTSNHYVENHNPNQSQQSVGNLVVDVETNHDNKKHRSGPCVIRSGTREVHNKLEKNRRAHLKECFEILKKQLPSQDEKKSSNLSILHAANKYIRALTKKDQDYEHEMERLAREKIAAQQKLMALKKELNATWDHIDINSLLLEQNSGTDMTIAKNESVEVDVTGLPRGGTRYSSTSSLNSVTTVSPPQTLQSTNTTSNIHNQAASSGAVCQDVNLTRGSRESPPANSMSGAAPTSSIPTPQEKIATSSTANIVQQSHQLHLPISAQMLNTSQGLATIVPTLQHIGPGLRVVPSDTRQLLVTHTAGNNEPRSLTLAVQNSSDQSRPPLIAVQSNTGNEPRPVALVVHSSTANDSRVTFVHSNLSNNDRPLALAMQSTASDVRPVTFVHSGNEGRPLVLATHSPALNVSNTQTRIRTGDAQTTHKMVSGVTLVGGNGSELARLPGGAELNILPANGLTLSHAGVSLQTTTGKSGSTMMQNASTTESIAHIVGQHTPLSGLTPIVTPMTVVSQGNQVTAHILAPSSLAGKMITTPILKSVGQMPLVNAQYLNTTTLVKPVVVVSSSTTTLPSTTASSTQPPSTSNSTV
- the LOC126851202 gene encoding max-binding protein MNT-like isoform X1, with product MRRNQHDHLGNICEQQREPAQQQQYRNHHHQNHHYNNHRVPPPSTSVAREQHIGHRMSLETLLQAAYYVEQEEKKRERLASTSSSSSSSDQHSFVSAPPHSNHTYASSEPRGAKFKKERTEPDDLFCEEKMLIIDEEEPLENNRTNQSITSRENSAVSNTRATVPLSTGSNSVQLTALHSTSHHHHHHHHHHHHHHSQQLQQQQQHQHHNHSEHHNTSNHYVENHNPNQSQQSVGNLVVDVETNHDNKKHRSGPCVIRSGTREVHNKLEKNRRAHLKECFEILKKQLPSQDEKKSSNLSILHAANKYIRALTKKDQDYEHEMERLAREKIAAQQKLMALKKELNATWDHIDINSLLLEQNSGTDMTIAKNESVEVDVTGLPRGGTRYSSTSSLNSVTTVSPPQTLQSTNTTSNIHNQAASSGAVCQDVNLTRGSRESPPANSMSGAAPTSSIPTPQEKIATSSTANIVQQSHQLHLPISAQMLNTSQGLATIVPTLQHIGPGLRVVPSDTRQLLVTHTAGNNEPRSLTLAVQNSSDQSRPPLIAVQSNTGNEPRPVALVVHSSTANDSRVTFVHSNLSNNDRPLALAMQSTASDVRPVTFVHSGNEGRPLVLATHSPALNVSNTQTRIRTGDAQTTHKMVSGVTLVGGNGSELARLPGGAELNILPANGLTLSHAGVSLQTTTGKSGSTMMQNASTTESIAHIVGQHTPLSGLTPIVTPMTVVSQGNQVTAHILAPSSLAGKMITTPILKSVGQMPLVNAQYLNTTTLVKPVVVVSSSTTTLPSTTASSTQPPSTSNSTV